One window of Colius striatus isolate bColStr4 chromosome 16, bColStr4.1.hap1, whole genome shotgun sequence genomic DNA carries:
- the LOC133626957 gene encoding dynein light chain roadblock-type 1-like, producing the protein MAEVEETLKRIQSQKGVQGIIVVNSEGIPIRSTMDNSTTIQYAGLMGSIVTQARSAVRDIDPQNDLTFLRIRSHKNEIMVATENDYLLIVIQNPTE; encoded by the exons ATG GCTGAGGTGGAAGAAACGTTGAAGCGAATTCAGAGCCAGAAAGGAGTGCAGGGGATCATTGTTGTTAATTCTGAAG GTATTCCTATTAGAAGCACTATGGACAACTCCACCACGATTCAGTACGCCGGGCTGATGGGCAGCATCGTCACGCAGGCGCGGAGCGCTGTGCGAGACATCGACCCCCAGAACGACCTCACCTTCCTGCGGATCCGCTCCCATAAAAACGAGATCATGGTTGCAACAG aaaacGACTACTTGCTGATCGTCATCCAGAATCCAACCGAGTGA
- the ITCH gene encoding E3 ubiquitin-protein ligase Itchy homolog: MAGSGSRSGPSSGFSMKSQLQITVISAKLKEKNKWFGPSPYVEVSVDGQSKKTEKCNNTNSPKWKQHLTVIVTPVSKLNFRVWSHQTLKSDVLLGSATLDIHETLKSNSMKLEQVVVTLHLVGDREPSEVVGDLSICLDGMQVDPELLTNGDASSTRSPTQNDISKVKNDTRTNSNGLESCEDTTSNENKTVNGSDSPLLTNGNCKPARPPRPSRPPPPTPRRPTSAAASVNGPSSTSTENDGASAGSLAGTAANTSSEQSPEGATAATTTPATAALTTPPVSRQVQPVNPPPQALTTVSQGPLPPGWEQRVDQHGRVYYVDHVEKRTTWDRPEPLPPSWERRVDNMGRIYYVDHFTRTTTWQRPTLESVRNYEQWQLQRSQLQGAMQQFNQRFIYGNQDFSSTQNKEFDPLGPLPHGWEKRTDSNGRVYFVNHNTRITQWEDPRSQGQLNEKPLPEGWEMRFTVDGIPYFVDHNRRTTTYIDPRTGKSALDNGPQIAYVRDFKAKVHYFRFWCQQLAMPQHIKITVSRKTLFEDSFQQIMSFSPQDLRRRLWVIFPGEEGLDYGGVAREWFFLLSHEVLNPMYCLFEYAGKDNYCLQINPASYINPDHLKYFRFIGRFIAMALFHGKFIDTGFSLPFYKRILNKPVGLKDLESVDPEFYNSLIWVKENDIEECGLEMFFSVDKEILGEIKSHDLKPNGSNILVTEENKEEYIRLVAEWRLSRGVEEQTQAFFEGFNEILPQQYLQYFDAKELEVLLCGMQEIDLNDWQRHTIYRHYTRTSRQIVWFWQFVKEIDNEKRMRLLQFVTGTCRLPVGGFADLMGSNGPQKFCIEKVGKENWLPRSHTCFNRLDLPPYKNYEQLKEKLLFAIEETEGFGQE, encoded by the exons ATGGCTGGCAGTGGGTCCAGATCAGGACCATCCAGTGGGTTTTCCATGAAATCACAGCTTCAGATCACTG tTATTTCAgcaaaactaaaagaaaaaaataaatggtttgGACCTAGCCCTTATGTGGAAGTCTCAGTAGATGGACAGtcaaagaagacagaaaaatgcaaCAATACAAATAGTCCGAAGTGGAAGCAGCATCTTACAGT aattGTCACTCCTGTAAGTAAATTAAATTTTCGAGTCTGGAGCCATCAGACATTAAAATCTGATGTCCTTCTGGGAAGTGCTACTCTGGACATTCATGAGACTTTGAAATCAAACAGTATGAAAC TTGAGCAGGTAGTGGTGACATTGCATCTTGTTGGTGACAGAGAACCATCAGAAGTAGTAGGAGACTTGTCTATCTGTCTAGATGGAATGCAGGTAGATCCTGAACTCCTAACCAATGGTGATGCCTCAAGTACAAGAA GTCCTACACAGAATGATATCTCCAAAGTAAAGAATGATACACG GACTAACTCAAATGGCCTTGAAAGCTGTGAAGATACTACATCCAATGAAAACAAGACTGTTAATGGCAGTGATTCTCCATTACTCACAAATGGAAACTGCAAACCTGCTAGACCTCCCAGGCCTTCTAGACCACCTCCACCCACTCCCCGCAGACCCACTTCAGCAGCTG CAAGTGTAAATGGTCCTTCATCGACATCCACAGAAAATGATGGGGCCAGTGCAGGATCACTGGCAGGTACAGCTGCAAATACATCTTCAGAACAAAGCCCTGAGGGGGCAACAGCTGCAACAACAACTCCTGCAACTGCTGCACTCACCACACCTCCAGTATCAAGACAAGTCCAGCCAGTAAATCCTCCACCTCAGGCACTTACTACAGTCAGTCAAGGTCCTCTTCCCCCTGG ttggGAGCAAAGAGTAGACCAACACGGCCGAGTGTACTATGTAGATCATGTTGAAAAAAGAACAACGTGGGATCGGCCAGAGCCTCTTCCTCCAAG TTGGGAGCGGCGAGTTGACAACATGGGAAGAATTTATTATGTTGACCACTTCACTAGAACAACAACATGGCAGAGACCAACGTTAGAGTCTGTCCGGAATTATGAGCAGTGGCAGCTTCAGCGCAGTCAGCTTCAAGGAGCTATGCAGCAATTCAATCAGAGGTTTATATATGGG AACCAGGACTTTTCATCCACACAGAACAAAGAGTTTGATCCTCTTGGCCCTTTGCCACATGGATGGG AGAAGAGAACTGACAGCAATGGCAGAGTGTATTTTGTTAACCACAACACTCGAATCACTCAGTGGGAAGATCCCAGGAGTCAGGG GCAATTAAATGAGAAACCCTTACCAGAGGGCTGGGAAATGCGATTCACTGTGGATGGTATTCCATATTTTGTGGATCACAATAGAAGAACCACTACATACATAGATCCCCGCACGGGCAAGTCTGCTCT AGACAATGGACCTCAAATAGCTTATGTGCGTGATTTCAAGGCAAAGGTCCATTATTTTAGATTCTGGTGTCAG CAACTGGCAATGCCACAGCACATAAAGATTACAGTGAGCAGAAAGACATTATTTGAGGACTCATTTCAACAG ATAATGAGCTTCAGCCCTCAGGATCTACGGAGACGTTTATGGGTTATTTTCCCTGGAGAAGAAGGCTTAGATTATGGAGGTGTTGCAAG GGAATGGTTCTTTCTATTGTCACATGAAGTTTTGAACCCAATGTATTGCCTGTTTGAATATGCAGGGAAGGATAACTACTGCTTACAGATAAACCCAGCCTCTTACATTAATCCAGACCATCTGAAATATTTCCGATTTATTGGAAGATTCATTGCCATG GCTTTGTTCCATGGGAAATTCATTGACACTGGTTTCTCTCTCCCGTTCTATAAACGTATCCTAAACAAGCCAGTAGGACTCAAGGATTTAGAATCTGTTGACCCAGAGTTTTACAACTCTCTCATCTGGGTAAA agaGAATGATATTGAAGAATGTGgcttggaaatgtttttctcagTTGATAAAGAAATTCTAGGTGAGATCAAAAGCCACGATTTGAAGCCAAATGGTAGCAACATTCTagtcacagaagaaaacaaagaagaataCATTAG GTTAGTAGCAGAATGGAGACTTTCCCGGGGAGTTGAGGAGCAGACACAGGCTTTCTTTGAAGGCTTCAATGAAATTCTGCCACAACAGTATTTGCAGTATTTTGATGCTAAGGAACTGGAG GTGCTTCTGTGTGGAATGCAAGAAATTGATTTGAATGACTGGCAGAGACACACCATCTACAGGCACTATACCAGAACCAGCAGACAGATAGTGTGGTTCTGGCAG tttgtgaAAGAAATAGATAATGAGAAGAGAATGAGACTCCTGCAGTTTGTTACTGGAACATGCAGATTACCAGTGGGAGGATTTGCTGACCTCATGG GGAGCAATGGACCCCAAAAATTTTGTATTGAAAAAGTTGGAAAGGAAAACTGGTTACCTAGAAGTCACACCTG tttCAATCGCTTAGACCTTCCACCCTATAAGAATTATGAGCAattgaaggaaaagctgttgtTCGCAAttgaagaaacagaaggatTTGGGCAAGAGTAG